In Manduca sexta isolate Smith_Timp_Sample1 chromosome 23, JHU_Msex_v1.0, whole genome shotgun sequence, one DNA window encodes the following:
- the LOC115446018 gene encoding uncharacterized protein LOC115446018: MIQVDSFKRPSPSPSRSSIRSDSRVFRQPRVIQVNRDAATMVDGEASSPADTSAGPQTSEFDSRFGQHTAHFRSRTFSDGFIKNTSLELLLGVDCEACLALAAQRQCLNEQISKHDFDLVCNCNVQQNNYVNCHRDTSDQRHTLNIYDLERIKRDTGRSLLNVGSHRSLDRKYNKNKTVGMSNYISKQLISYDPRNTLVKKIKRKLSNLKKIGGDAISKKHQNAVQLTDIASGSSNSLKKVSMLSLADKPQRRVNSQNNVFVASGFQTKDDNMKHKVSTYANFSGNVDQCFDRLRDCNADINRRANQRMVKMRSFDNNDELINRNSPVLETTKFSTLDNKSRCRTIRRQMSYNDFPISERLRDRLAEDWTREENTIEPRSTRSDLVNNDVQTFIDADVLMLNGPRSANAHCTCDPNQTRVPPLFYDSQSKKLAAPAPDVTERTQGTQPIACSACKSPQWLSAGTTSTTSHSSTTTGNSSRLSVWHRRWCCVAILVLVAGTACVAGPLALRAPPGAPLHERLRLAERLLHDTPLVDGHNDLPWNIRKFLHNKIKDFSFDEDLRTISPWATSSWSHTDLPRLKQGRIAAQFWAAYVPCDAQHRDAVQLTFEQIDLIQRLTDKYHPQLTFCTSADDIISAHANHRLCSLIGVEGGHAIGGSLGVLRTLFQVGVRYMTLTSTCDTPWAECATTDRTDTSSRGGLTPFGKVVVKEMNRLGMLVDLSHVSERTMRDALAASRAPVLFSHSSARALCNVTRNVPDTVLRLLAANKGLIMVNFYSTFLTCKETATVQDAIAHINHIRDVAGVDSVGLGAGYDGINYTPQGLEDVSSYPLLFAELMEEGWSIEDLRKLAGLNLLRVMGAAERVARELASAQVTPYEEVPPRVFDAHNCSSQDV; encoded by the exons GAAGCGATAGCCGGGTGTTTAGACAGCCGCGTGTCATCCAAGTGAACCGCGATGCTGCTACTATGGTGGATGGCGAAGCCAGCAGCCCAGCTGACACCAGCGCCGGACCACAAACATCTGAATTTGATTCACGTTTCGGACAACATACAGCACATTTTCGTTCGCGCACATTCAGCGATGGCTTCATAAAAAACACTAGTCTCGAACTCTTGCTTGGCGTTGATTGTGAAGCCTGTCTAGCACTTGCCGCGCAGCGCCAGTGTTTAAACGAACAGATATCGAAACATGATTTTGATTTGGTTTGTAATTGTAATgttcaacaaaataattatgtgaattGCCACCGAGATACTTCTGATCAGCGACATACGCTCAATATTTACGATTTAGAAAGGATTAAACGCGACACTGGTCGGAGCCTGCTTAATGTTGGCTCGCATCGTAGTCTTGATAGgaagtataataaaaacaaaacagtcgGGATGTCAAACTACATTTCAAAACAATTGATTTCGTATGATCCAAGAAATACtcttgtgaaaaaaataaaaaggaagttatcaaatttaaaaaagataggCGGAGACGCGATATCGAAAAAACATCAGAATGCAGTACAACTAACCGATATAGCATCAGGTTCTTCGAACTCTCTCAAGAAAGTGTCAATGTTGTCGCTGGCAGATAAGCCGCAAAGGAGAGTTAATAGTCAAAATAATGTTTTCGTAGCTTCAGGTTTTCAAACAAAAGATGACAACATGAAACATAAAGTTTCAACGTATGCTAACTTTTCTGGTAACGTCGATCAGTGTTTTGATCGACTTCGGGATTGCAACGCAGATATAAATAGAAGGGCCAACCAAAGAATGGTAAAAATGAGAAGTTTTGATAATAACgatgaattaataaatagaaattcTCCAGTTTTAGAAACCACAAAGTTTTCTACTTTAGATAATAAGAGTCGTTGTAGAACTATAAGAAGACAGATGTCATATAATGATTTTCCAATTAGTGAAAGGCTAAGAGACAGATTAGCGGAGGATTGGACACGAGAAGAGAACACAATAGAGCCGAGGAGCACTCGGAGTGATTTAGTTAATAATGACGTGCAAACATTTATAGACGCGGACGTGTTGATGTTAAACGGCCCAAGGAGTGCAAACGCTCATTGCACATGTGATCCTAACCAGACCAGAGTGCCACCATTGTTCTATGACTCACAA agcaAGAAACTCGCGGCTCCAGCTCCGGACGTTACTGAGCGTACGCAAGGAACTCAACCAATCGCTTGCAGTGCTTGCAAGTCACCACAATGGCTATCAGCTGGAACGACATCTACCACCAGCCACAGTTCCACTACCACCGGAAATTCCTCTC gcTTATCAGTATGGCATCGCCGTTGGTGCTGTGTGGCGATCCTGGTGCTGGTGGCGGGCACGGCCTGCGTCGCCGGGCCGTTGGCGCTGCGCGCGCCGCCCGGGGCTCCCCTGCACGAACGACTGCGGCTCGCTGAGAGATTATTACATGACACGCCTTTAGTAGACGGCCACAATGACTTACCTTGGAATATAAGAAAATTTTTACACAACAAGATAAAAGATTTCAG TTTCGACGAGGACTTGAGAACGATATCTCCATGGGCTACGAGCTCATGGAGTCACACCGATTTGCCAAGACTAAAGCAAGGAAGAATTGCGGCTCAG TTCTGGGCGGCGTACGTGCCGTGTGACGCCCAGCATCGGGACGCCGTGCAACTGACGTTCGAGCAAATTGACCTCATACAAAGACTCACTGACAAGTATCACCCACAGTTAACGTTTTGTACCTCTGCTGATG ACATTATATCGGCGCACGCTAACCATCGGTTATGTTCGCTAATCGGTGTCGAAGGCGGCCATGCTATCGGAGGTTCGCTCGGTGTGCTGAGGACCCTGTTTCAAGTGGGCGTCCGATACATGACACTCACGTCTACATGCGACACACCTTGGGCCGAATGCGCTACCACAGACCGAACGGATACGTCTTCACGCGGAGGATTAACTCCTTTTGGAAAG GTCGTAGTAAAAGAAATGAATCGGCTGGGTATGTTAGTGGATTTGTCACATGTATCTGAGCGAACGATGCGGGATGCATTAGCTGCGTCCCGTGCACCTGTTCTGTTCTCTCATTCCTCCGCGCGTGCCCTCTGCAATGTGACTCGTAATGTGCCCGATACTGTGCTGCGATTACTCGCTGCCAACAAAGGACTCATTATGGTAAATTTTTACTCAACATTCCTCACTTGCAAGGAAACTGCAACGGTCCAAGACGCCATAG CGCATATCAATCATATCCGAGATGTGGCGGGAGTGGACAGTGTAGGATTGGGGGCTGGTTATGACGGAATAAATTA TACCCCCCAAGGATTAGAAGATGTATCATCATATCCTTTGCTATTTGCCGAGTTGATGGAAGAAGGTTGGAGCATAGAGGATCTGCGCAAACTAGCTGGTCTAAACTTGCTACGAGTGATGGGCGCAGCGGAGCGCGTGGCTCGAGAACTGGCTTCTGCGCAAGTGACGCCATACGAAGAAGTTCCACCTAGAGTGTTTGATGCGCACAATTGTTCTAGTCAAGACGTATAA